In the Candidatus Eisenbacteria bacterium genome, ATCGTGATCGAGGGATCGATCACGTCCGCGTACCCCTGCGAAACCTCGTGGCTCGAGAGAGGCGTTCCGCAGCGCGGGCAGTACGGAACCACCTTGTGCCCCTCGTAGATCAGCCCGGCGTCCCAGAAGCGCTTCAAAACCGCCCAAACCGACTCGATGTATTCGTTCGTGCAGGTCACGTACGGGTTCTTCATGTCCACCCAGAAGCCGATCCGGTCGGACATCCGCTCCCATTCCTCGGAGAAGCGGAAGACCCGCTCGCGACACTTTTGATTGAAACGATCGATTCCGTATTGTTCGATCTGTCCTTTGTTCGTGAAGCCGAGCTCTTTCTCCACCTCGATCTCGACGGGAAGGCCGTGCGTGTCCCACCCGCCCTTCCGAACGACGCGGAACCCTTGCATGGTCCGGAAACGGCAGACGAGATCCTTCACGATGCGGCCCGCGGCATGGTGGATGCCGGGAAGGGCGTTCGCCGTCGGCGGGCCCTCGTAGAAGACGAAGCTCCTCGCGGCCGGGCGCTCGACGCTCTTCCGGAAGATCTCCCGCTCCTTCCAGAAGCGGAGGATCTCCTCTTCGCGTTCGGGGACCGGCGCGGGGTTCGGCTCGGGGAAGCGGGATCGTTCGGTCATGATGTTTCGCGGGTCCTCCGGCGAAACGCCGCGCGCATCGCTACGAGGTTTCGCCGGCGCTCCGGGCGGCCTCCTCGGACCCGGGGAACGCCTCGCGCTCCCCGGGGACGGCGGACGGCGGGCGCGCGCCGGCGCTCTCCTCGGAAGGCTCTCCGCGCATGAGATGGAGATCCTCGAACAGCTCGCGCTGGAGCTCCTCGAGACGGCGGAGATCCTCCTCGCCCTCGTACTCGTTTCTTTTGAGGTCAAGCATCTTGAGCTGGGTCTCCACGAGAAGGCGGAAGCGAGCGAGGAAGTCCCGCCTCTGCTTCGCGAGATCGACCAGATCGCCCCGCACGCTCTCGAGGATGCCGCGCGCGGTCTGGACCGCCTTCTGCGCCCTGAGGTCCGCGTCCTTGAGTCGGATCTCGACCTCCTGATCCGCGTTCTTCTTCGTGTCGCGGGCGACCTTCTCCGCGGTCACAAGAGCGTTCCGCAGGGCTTCCTCGATCCTGCGGTAGTTCTCGA is a window encoding:
- a CDS encoding DivIVA domain-containing protein, with translation MKISPLDIRKQTFRKALRGLDEQEVASFLEMVADEVEEVVQENRVLRDRIATSDIQLENYRRIEEALRNALVTAEKVARDTKKNADQEVEIRLKDADLRAQKAVQTARGILESVRGDLVDLAKQRRDFLARFRLLVETQLKMLDLKRNEYEGEEDLRRLEELQRELFEDLHLMRGEPSEESAGARPPSAVPGEREAFPGSEEAARSAGETS